In one Dermacentor albipictus isolate Rhodes 1998 colony chromosome 4, USDA_Dalb.pri_finalv2, whole genome shotgun sequence genomic region, the following are encoded:
- the LOC135915796 gene encoding glycine-rich protein-like, whose translation MTSMITLVSLAIMAAVASAGFLGGGYGGYGGYGGYGGGYGGYGGGYGGYGGGYGGYGGGYGGYGGGYGGYPAGRAFSYSTHIQHPSSYGGYGGYGGYGGYGGYGGHGGYGGYGGYGGYGGYGGYGRGLGYGHGHGHGHGYHG comes from the exons ATGACGTCGATG aTCACGTTGGTCTCCCTAGCCATTATGGCTGCTGTAGCGTCGGCTGGCTTCCTCGGTGGTGGTTACGGAGGTTACGGCGGCTACGGTGGATATGGTGGAGGCTACGGTGGGTATGGTGGAGGCTACGGAGGATACGGTGGTGGCTACGGAGGATACGGCGGCGGCTACGGAGGATACGGTGGTGGCTATGGCGGCTACCCTGCTGGCCGAGCTTTCTCTTACTCCACCCACATTCAGCACCCGTCATCGTATGGCGGCTATGGTGGTTACGGAGGATATGGTGGATATGGAGGATACGGTGGGCATGGAGGATACGGAGGATATGGTGGATATGGAGGGTACGGAGGATACGGTGGATACGGACGTGGGCTTGGCTACGGACATGGCCATGGTCATGGCCACGGATACCACGGCTGA